In Borrelia parkeri, one DNA window encodes the following:
- a CDS encoding DUF735 family protein produces MKTIPQFLQNTQIAKIIQSELNFKKQLLAELKELLKNFDTINVEGSINSRYIALMMLSLFNAFHLKKGLKKDLINSLKALIFAIKSIGTDESFHLLFKAFLHARVEVTVNPNTPGEIIIKLIDNIRSPIKFKIAGKINGKLKIIIVKHKGKFKKLASNYIPKDFKNSIYGFIKSLIPAGRTIKIFDTYDEEIK; encoded by the coding sequence ATGAAAACAATACCACAATTTTTACAAAATACACAAATTGCAAAGATCATACAAAGCGAACTTAACTTCAAAAAACAGCTATTAGCGGAGCTTAAAGAACTACTTAAAAATTTTGATACAATTAATGTAGAAGGAAGCATCAATTCAAGATACATTGCATTGATGATGCTATCACTATTTAATGCATTTCACTTAAAAAAAGGACTTAAAAAAGACCTAATCAATTCTCTTAAAGCATTAATATTTGCAATAAAATCAATAGGCACAGATGAGAGTTTTCATTTACTCTTCAAGGCCTTTTTGCACGCAAGAGTTGAAGTAACTGTCAATCCAAACACACCCGGAGAGATTATTATCAAATTAATTGACAATATTAGGTCACCTATTAAATTTAAAATAGCTGGCAAAATTAATGGAAAATTAAAAATTATTATAGTTAAACACAAAGGAAAATTTAAAAAACTTGCATCTAACTATATTCCAAAGGACTTTAAAAACTCAATATATGGTTTTATAAAATCCCTAATTCCTGCTGGAAGGACTATTAAAATTTTTGATACTTATGATGAAGAAATAAAATAA
- a CDS encoding DUF276 domain-containing protein (DUF276 is restricted to Borreliella and related spirochetes.), producing MKIIFDEELGVLTKSIEEIQNIKKDILKQEYNISIKENSIFDIINYPSSAIDMEIIKVANELFATLKEGGEYFKSLQESLSIPKSSTYEAIKQALLAIPHVEYANIISSSGTIAIHIIFKAEYRKNQIIDNETQMNIWQAIYYTAPSGTAFQGQIELEFLNKNGQKKAYKFSLGIIKYAYLKVLYKTETEAMYKEVAGQIKEIYKKIIKDKYKDMGISLRHQDFLSPVSIIKGIKSMRIGVCIKENLETKITDIEESEFNFNTDVEIKENELISLDENLRLIIDRE from the coding sequence ATGAAAATAATATTTGATGAAGAACTTGGGGTTCTTACAAAATCAATAGAAGAGATACAAAATATAAAAAAAGATATACTTAAACAAGAATATAATATTTCAATAAAAGAAAATTCAATATTTGACATAATAAACTACCCAAGTTCTGCAATCGATATGGAGATAATTAAAGTTGCAAATGAACTATTTGCAACACTTAAAGAAGGAGGAGAATACTTTAAAAGTTTACAAGAATCCTTAAGCATACCCAAAAGTTCAACTTATGAAGCAATAAAACAAGCACTACTAGCAATTCCACATGTAGAATATGCAAATATCATAAGTTCATCAGGAACAATTGCGATTCACATAATATTTAAAGCTGAGTACAGAAAAAATCAAATCATTGATAATGAAACACAGATGAATATTTGGCAAGCAATATATTATACTGCTCCAAGTGGCACAGCATTTCAAGGACAAATAGAACTTGAGTTTTTAAACAAAAATGGGCAAAAAAAAGCATATAAGTTTAGCTTAGGAATAATTAAATACGCATATTTAAAAGTATTATACAAAACCGAAACAGAGGCAATGTATAAGGAAGTAGCTGGACAAATAAAAGAAATTTACAAAAAAATCATAAAAGACAAATATAAAGATATGGGCATTTCATTAAGGCACCAAGATTTCTTAAGTCCTGTAAGCATAATTAAAGGAATTAAAAGCATGCGCATTGGTGTTTGCATAAAAGAAAACTTAGAGACTAAAATAACAGACATTGAAGAATCTGAGTTTAATTTCAATACCGATGTTGAAATTAAAGAAAATGAACTGATATCTCTTGATGAAAATTTAAGACTCATAATTGATAGAGAATAA
- a CDS encoding DUF2634 domain-containing protein has product MDIKIDNEFNIFFDNDLKIVDGLDEQKQKLLLYLKTPIGSLYNKNYGLNFTFFLKLLKTQKEEDIKTFFANTLRSLNIDILNIRTKKENQKITLQFFLAGDTLSMEYNI; this is encoded by the coding sequence ATGGATATTAAAATAGATAATGAATTTAATATATTTTTTGACAATGATTTAAAAATAGTAGATGGGCTTGATGAACAAAAGCAAAAATTATTATTATACCTAAAAACACCCATTGGTAGTCTTTATAATAAAAACTACGGTCTTAACTTCACTTTTTTTTTAAAACTCTTAAAGACACAAAAAGAGGAAGATATTAAAACTTTTTTTGCAAATACTTTAAGAAGTCTCAATATTGACATATTAAATATCAGAACAAAAAAAGAAAATCAAAAAATAACATTACAATTTTTCCTAGCAGGGGATACGCTAAGTATGGAATATAATATATGA
- a CDS encoding BTA121 domain-containing protein surface lipoprotein, giving the protein MLKVRYRISLLVLILLLLLVMSCNNKGSQEAVAVGGPSTIEENVEDPKGHDAGSLSAELDNLLNTFGVSEAGKRSIIRIKDVVTDAGIGSIESYRSYTNSELYTLLNDLGAAKIWEIIKADLELVKTQKEALEAINNVHKPKERQSLQVRFDSKKNEYPLHLKGLFNESDFNAVYRNVIGDKYVNEFTAIKAEATRIIKNGDVYELFSVQERVAIDEIQNIVTDASLVQDYKTYSRDEFNNLLNSLGDVKVNEMIKAYLSVQEIQREVFDIINNVKDEDIKRRLQARYDDKQKEYPLHLKRLFSDSIADTVYGRVISDNYVSEFVAIKEKAMQVMGGFDLYEGLPSREKSVVDFMRGIVTDANIGNVSDYKTYTVPEFYALLNSLGDAKIREMIKFNLDIFKIREEIEAAIAGLTEEKVKQALNTRLADSNSEYLLSVKGAFGASVADIIYHRFVNNFYINIYKDLKNKVEDPRVLDVYTWLSDEGKGVIDEIQGIVTDPNLGRAEGYRTYTDSEVNNLLNDLGDSKTGGMITAYLRGKAIQEIVLKAINAVSAGTAKQNLQNRFNAHKNGYALHLKGLFNSLSSDTVYNNVVHEKYSDGFLRIQDSIRLIPSNTADSTVSSN; this is encoded by the coding sequence ATGTTAAAGGTAAGATATCGTATTTCGTTACTAGTATTAATATTGTTATTATTGCTAGTAATGAGTTGTAATAACAAAGGTTCACAAGAGGCTGTTGCGGTTGGGGGACCCTCGACTATAGAAGAAAATGTAGAAGACCCCAAAGGACATGATGCAGGGAGTTTAAGTGCCGAGCTTGATAATCTTCTAAACACTTTTGGAGTATCTGAGGCGGGCAAGAGATCAATTATTAGGATTAAAGATGTGGTAACTGATGCTGGTATTGGTAGTATTGAAAGTTACAGGAGTTATACTAATTCTGAGCTTTATACTTTGTTAAATGACTTAGGTGCTGCTAAGATTTGGGAAATTATCAAAGCAGATTTAGAGCTTGTTAAAACCCAAAAAGAAGCTCTTGAGGCTATAAATAATGTTCATAAACCCAAAGAAAGACAAAGTTTGCAAGTTAGGTTTGATAGTAAGAAAAATGAGTATCCATTGCATTTAAAAGGGTTATTTAATGAATCTGATTTTAATGCTGTGTATAGAAATGTTATAGGTGATAAATATGTTAATGAATTTACTGCGATTAAAGCTGAGGCTACACGAATTATAAAGAATGGGGATGTATATGAACTATTTTCAGTTCAGGAAAGGGTTGCAATTGATGAGATACAAAATATAGTAACTGATGCTAGTCTTGTTCAAGATTACAAGACGTATAGTAGGGATGAGTTTAATAATTTGTTAAATAGTTTAGGTGATGTTAAGGTTAATGAAATGATAAAAGCTTATTTAAGTGTTCAGGAGATTCAGAGAGAAGTTTTTGACATTATTAACAATGTAAAGGACGAGGATATAAAACGAAGATTGCAAGCTAGATATGATGATAAACAGAAAGAGTATCCGTTGCATTTAAAAAGGTTATTTAGTGACTCAATTGCTGATACTGTGTATGGTAGGGTTATAAGTGATAATTATGTTTCTGAATTTGTTGCGATTAAAGAAAAAGCTATGCAAGTTATGGGTGGCTTTGATTTATATGAAGGGCTTCCATCTCGGGAAAAGTCCGTAGTTGATTTTATGCGAGGGATAGTAACTGATGCTAACATTGGTAATGTTAGCGATTACAAGACTTATACTGTTCCTGAGTTTTATGCTTTGTTAAATAGCTTAGGTGATGCTAAGATTCGGGAAATGATAAAATTTAATTTAGATATCTTTAAAATCCGAGAGGAAATTGAGGCAGCTATTGCAGGTCTAACTGAAGAGAAGGTAAAACAAGCATTGAACACTAGACTTGCTGATAGTAACAGTGAGTATTTACTTAGTGTAAAAGGGGCTTTTGGTGCATCTGTGGCGGATATTATATATCATCGTTTTGTAAATAATTTTTATATTAATATTTATAAAGATTTGAAAAATAAAGTCGAAGATCCACGGGTTTTAGATGTATACACATGGCTTTCTGATGAGGGAAAAGGCGTAATTGATGAAATACAAGGTATAGTAACTGATCCTAATCTTGGTCGTGCTGAAGGTTACAGGACTTATACTGATTCTGAGGTTAATAATTTGTTAAATGACTTAGGTGATTCTAAGACTGGGGGAATGATAACAGCTTATTTAAGGGGTAAAGCCATTCAGGAGATAGTGTTAAAGGCTATAAATGCTGTTTCTGCAGGGACAGCAAAACAAAACTTGCAAAATAGATTTAATGCACATAAAAATGGATATGCGTTGCATTTGAAAGGGTTATTTAATAGCTTAAGTAGTGATACGGTTTATAATAATGTTGTACATGAGAAATATTCTGATGGATTTCTTAGGATTCAGGATTCTATTAGACTCATTCCATCAAATACAGCAGATAGTACTGTAAGTAGTAATTAG